In a single window of the Alphaproteobacteria bacterium LSUCC0684 genome:
- a CDS encoding flagellar hook-basal body complex protein — protein sequence MSFYTALTGLNGSSADISATSNNIANVGTTGFKRSRVEFGDIFATSPLQNASSSIGSGTILKGIKQQFTQGNIAASLNALDLAISGQGFFALKPSLTSAQTVYTRNGSLNVNNDRYVVDSAGQYLLTYPVNTDGSVTAKDLDSAVPLQLPVTSGDPQATSNIKLGVNVNAASDVVPARPQFQDGYSFDPNDPETFTNSTSITIFDDLGNPTIATVYFIKTQAASADDPTNKYDTRLVINDTIINPDLVSAVDDAGNQIFVDRFGQKTTSIPDDNYFIEGKGSPLYKLDDLQTLVPSQPAKISGEQTSFDFGEEGDKLVEIVTDPLQFKATREAGNTGSDVYWGKDFLLVNVDDSDQPVSIDINPGLYNADQLAAEVERAINAAYGDDRKFQVEQNVDDTITLDFQRVGADGTITPLTNKISVELLGTDSFVTEAMGEDFAITGTSPDFTKEEFLAHAQVRINETLNEYGRAYSDDPLGVGGLQFVKSRGEKITSVYENTQVVELERVDDPADKHYMVHSYFNKRPTLSVHSVMDQVRGNSSNLIEYAATENRLRIYLGNETSTNQLYSSSDLTNYEQGRSITLAGNDAFRGDLNGRSFVISSTGTDAVTGYKYIDVSTSGLAVADEDFSIAAGSGVSLFALTSPADNEPTVEAFFEGSYSVYEGAQEDYSSQHIIIREKQGSTADTSKGAFVATAWKLTNDSEGTNLATNLALLGLQNLHRPMEITAAASGSADSTTLTWSDGTNSLSITTADHSNATAHAQLADIRDKLDALTDLKGFSFTFLDASGNMVDSTTGNNWRDTSAVTTNTGTANIAKLIVSRDDNTDFSLKAGATTALTSSVDGGATSASVSATELTSDVLAKSSVDWVDEKNPPVKVGYDAVNQRLSFEVDRTVLGSGTDSNFNSFSVYGSASQTGTNNLGLTNADNAQRVQIRGGEVLYGDSFVATGEEIQPNDKRYGIKVAYNSEFQNFTISSGTTGEAINANGAIGVETQQKASNIQVGRYAISETTGARVAQPYDVDATIIGNGDNSLFGIGRTKNGFLFSAGTGLKATPARAIGASANEPLTNVFKLSTQNGDNIFNVSVNGISGIIEVPATSYVGTTLADALQTRINQIVDPATGDTIGGVTVTYSSETNSFSFSTGTTGTTSTIKVKGAARLGLDDVPLGVGSVPEIYNLVQATDADGVALYVDANGEVVTNPPENMVDGYYPLYIDEGELTFDKTGKLISPKNLVHYEKQEEGFSIALDVDFSTSTQLAQPFSVLTVEQDGFTSGRLDGIEIDSSGTIRANYTNGQNNPLGKIVVANFNNQNGLKQIGNATYTETAVSGTPQVGEAGSEGFGNILSGSLERSNVDITEELVNLITAQRNFQASAKAIETTTGLTQTIINIRM from the coding sequence ATGTCGTTCTACACTGCTCTTACGGGTCTGAATGGTTCATCCGCAGATATTTCGGCAACTTCAAACAACATCGCCAACGTCGGCACGACCGGCTTCAAGCGAAGCCGGGTTGAATTCGGTGATATCTTCGCCACCTCGCCGTTGCAGAACGCGTCTTCATCAATTGGTTCAGGCACCATCCTCAAAGGGATCAAGCAGCAGTTCACCCAGGGTAACATCGCCGCCTCGCTGAACGCGCTAGACCTTGCGATCTCCGGGCAGGGCTTTTTTGCGCTGAAACCGTCGCTGACCTCGGCGCAGACGGTGTATACGCGAAACGGCTCCCTTAACGTGAACAACGACCGATATGTGGTGGATTCCGCCGGCCAGTATCTCCTGACCTATCCGGTGAACACCGACGGATCCGTCACCGCGAAAGACCTCGACAGCGCGGTGCCGCTGCAACTGCCGGTAACGTCAGGTGATCCGCAGGCGACATCGAATATCAAACTCGGGGTCAACGTCAACGCCGCCTCCGACGTCGTTCCGGCCCGGCCGCAGTTCCAGGACGGGTATTCGTTTGATCCAAATGATCCGGAAACCTTCACCAACTCAACATCGATCACGATCTTCGATGACCTTGGTAACCCGACGATTGCGACCGTGTATTTCATCAAGACCCAGGCGGCATCGGCGGATGACCCGACGAACAAATACGACACCCGCCTGGTGATCAACGATACGATCATCAACCCTGATCTGGTGAGCGCGGTGGATGACGCCGGAAATCAGATCTTTGTGGATCGCTTCGGCCAGAAGACCACCAGCATCCCCGATGACAACTACTTCATCGAAGGCAAGGGCTCGCCGCTTTACAAACTGGATGATCTGCAGACACTTGTGCCCTCACAGCCAGCCAAAATCAGCGGTGAACAGACCAGTTTCGACTTCGGTGAGGAAGGCGACAAACTGGTTGAGATCGTCACCGATCCGCTACAGTTCAAGGCCACACGAGAGGCTGGCAATACAGGCTCTGATGTCTATTGGGGCAAGGATTTCCTTTTGGTGAATGTCGACGATTCAGACCAGCCGGTCAGCATCGATATCAATCCCGGTCTCTATAACGCCGATCAGCTCGCCGCCGAAGTCGAGCGGGCGATCAATGCCGCCTATGGCGATGACCGTAAATTCCAGGTCGAGCAGAATGTCGATGATACCATCACCCTTGATTTTCAGCGTGTCGGTGCCGATGGAACCATCACGCCGCTGACCAACAAGATTTCTGTCGAACTGCTAGGGACAGACAGTTTCGTGACCGAAGCCATGGGTGAAGATTTTGCCATCACCGGCACGTCGCCGGATTTCACCAAGGAAGAATTTCTTGCCCATGCGCAGGTCCGGATCAACGAGACCCTCAACGAATATGGCCGCGCCTATTCCGATGACCCGCTGGGTGTCGGTGGCCTGCAGTTTGTCAAATCCCGCGGCGAGAAAATCACCTCTGTCTATGAAAACACCCAGGTGGTTGAACTTGAGCGTGTGGATGACCCGGCAGACAAGCACTATATGGTGCATTCCTATTTCAACAAACGGCCGACCTTGAGCGTCCATTCGGTGATGGATCAAGTCAGGGGCAACAGCTCCAACCTGATTGAATATGCCGCAACGGAAAACCGCCTGCGGATCTATCTCGGCAATGAAACTTCCACCAACCAACTTTATTCAAGTTCCGACCTGACCAATTATGAACAGGGCCGGTCTATCACTCTTGCGGGCAATGATGCGTTCCGCGGTGATCTCAACGGCCGGAGTTTTGTGATTTCCTCCACCGGCACCGATGCCGTTACCGGCTATAAATATATCGATGTCAGCACCTCCGGTCTGGCGGTGGCGGATGAAGATTTCTCCATCGCCGCCGGCAGTGGCGTCAGCCTTTTTGCCCTGACAAGCCCCGCCGATAATGAGCCTACCGTTGAGGCCTTCTTTGAAGGATCCTACTCCGTTTATGAGGGGGCTCAGGAAGACTACAGCAGCCAGCATATTATTATCCGTGAAAAACAGGGCTCAACCGCAGATACTTCCAAAGGTGCATTTGTCGCCACCGCCTGGAAACTGACCAACGATTCCGAAGGCACGAACCTGGCGACAAACCTGGCCCTGCTCGGGCTGCAGAATCTGCACCGGCCGATGGAAATCACCGCTGCCGCCTCTGGCTCCGCCGATTCCACCACCCTGACCTGGTCTGACGGCACAAACAGCCTGTCGATCACGACGGCGGACCATAGCAACGCAACGGCCCATGCCCAGCTCGCCGATATAAGGGACAAGCTGGACGCGCTGACTGATCTGAAGGGCTTTTCTTTCACCTTCCTTGACGCTTCCGGCAATATGGTCGATTCCACAACCGGCAATAACTGGCGCGACACGAGCGCGGTGACCACCAATACCGGCACCGCCAACATCGCCAAGCTGATTGTGTCACGGGACGACAACACCGACTTCAGCCTGAAGGCAGGGGCCACCACTGCTCTGACATCATCGGTCGATGGCGGCGCCACCAGTGCATCCGTCAGCGCAACAGAATTGACCTCCGATGTGCTGGCCAAGTCGTCGGTAGACTGGGTGGATGAGAAAAACCCGCCGGTCAAGGTCGGGTATGATGCCGTCAACCAGCGCCTCAGCTTTGAGGTTGACCGGACGGTTCTCGGCTCGGGCACGGACAGTAACTTCAACTCCTTCTCTGTTTATGGTTCAGCATCTCAGACAGGCACCAACAACCTTGGCCTGACCAATGCAGACAATGCCCAGCGTGTCCAGATCCGCGGTGGTGAGGTTCTCTATGGTGATTCTTTCGTTGCGACAGGCGAGGAAATCCAGCCGAACGACAAGCGCTATGGGATCAAGGTAGCGTATAACTCGGAATTTCAGAACTTCACCATCTCCAGTGGCACTACCGGCGAGGCTATTAACGCGAATGGAGCCATTGGCGTGGAAACACAGCAGAAAGCCTCGAATATCCAGGTCGGGCGTTACGCCATCAGCGAGACAACGGGGGCGCGAGTTGCCCAGCCTTATGATGTGGATGCCACGATTATCGGCAATGGCGACAATTCACTCTTTGGTATCGGCCGGACGAAGAACGGCTTTCTGTTCTCCGCCGGTACCGGCCTCAAGGCAACACCGGCCCGGGCCATCGGCGCCAGCGCCAACGAACCGCTGACCAATGTCTTCAAACTGTCGACACAGAACGGCGATAATATCTTCAACGTTTCCGTCAATGGTATCAGCGGTATCATCGAAGTCCCGGCAACGTCATATGTCGGCACCACGCTTGCCGATGCGCTCCAGACACGGATTAACCAGATTGTTGACCCCGCGACCGGCGACACCATCGGCGGCGTGACGGTGACCTATAGCAGCGAAACCAACAGTTTCTCGTTCTCGACCGGCACCACCGGCACAACTTCCACCATCAAGGTGAAGGGGGCTGCCCGTCTCGGCCTCGATGACGTGCCGCTCGGGGTGGGATCGGTGCCTGAAATCTACAACCTCGTTCAGGCCACCGATGCCGATGGCGTCGCGCTTTATGTCGACGCCAATGGCGAGGTGGTTACCAACCCGCCGGAGAATATGGTTGACGGATACTATCCGCTCTATATCGATGAAGGCGAGCTGACCTTTGATAAAACAGGTAAGCTCATCAGCCCGAAAAACCTTGTTCACTATGAAAAACAGGAAGAAGGTTTCTCGATCGCGCTGGATGTGGATTTCTCCACCTCCACCCAGCTGGCCCAGCCCTTCTCGGTGCTGACCGTTGAACAGGATGGTTTCACCTCAGGCCGACTGGACGGGATCGAGATCGACTCCTCCGGCACGATCCGCGCCAACTACACCAACGGGCAGAACAATCCGCTCGGCAAGATCGTGGTGGCGAACTTCAACAACCAGAACGGCCTGAAGCAGATCGGGAACGCGACCTACACGGAAACCGCGGTCTCAGGCACACCGCAGGTTGGTGAGGCCGGATCCGAAGGCTTCGGGAACATCCTTTCGGGTTCGCTCGAACGTTCCAACGTCGATATCACCGAAGAGCTGGTGAACCTGATTACCGCCCAGCGGAACTTCCAGGCATCGGCCAAGGCGATTGAGACAACCACCGGCCTGACCCAGACCATCATCAATATCCGCATGTAA
- the flgB gene encoding flagellar basal body rod protein FlgB, whose translation MKGIADHLGFHGTALMLRQKRNMILASNISNAATPNFKARDINFEEAMKTAQGMGPMVTTHTQHIPVAMTSPGREVLYRQPVNTSMDGNTVELAVEQLEFSENAMRFQTSLTFLNNKIGGLMSAIKGE comes from the coding sequence ATGAAGGGAATTGCTGACCATCTCGGGTTTCACGGAACAGCGCTGATGCTGCGCCAGAAGCGGAACATGATCCTCGCGTCCAATATTTCAAACGCGGCGACACCGAACTTCAAGGCACGCGATATCAATTTCGAGGAAGCCATGAAAACGGCGCAAGGTATGGGCCCGATGGTGACCACGCATACACAGCATATCCCCGTGGCCATGACCTCACCTGGTCGTGAAGTGCTTTATCGCCAGCCGGTGAATACTTCGATGGATGGCAATACCGTTGAACTCGCGGTCGAGCAGCTCGAATTTTCGGAAAACGCGATGCGCTTCCAGACCAGCCTCACCTTTCTGAACAATAAAATCGGCGGCCTTATGTCGGCGATCAAGGGAGAATAG
- a CDS encoding flagellar hook assembly protein FlgD: MIDPASQNQLNSILSKLGINKNEEEKKANKDQLGQEDFLKLMTTQLQNQDPFAPMENAEFIAQMAQFSTVTGITEMGESLKGLASQLKEFRIATASSLLGSSVMVPGNVARPDSNGEIHGMIDLPSTSTMTQLTFSDANGTPIHSMDLGPSQAGLVGFAWEDIPEDVLASNTPLRVDVYADFGNGMESLTPSVFAEVFSASVGDDTTGVMLDVRDYGQVRAADVLRFRAASGSTQQPL; the protein is encoded by the coding sequence ATGATTGACCCTGCCAGCCAGAACCAGTTGAACAGCATCCTTTCAAAACTGGGCATCAATAAAAACGAGGAAGAGAAAAAGGCCAACAAGGATCAGCTTGGGCAGGAAGATTTTCTTAAACTCATGACAACCCAGCTCCAGAATCAGGATCCTTTTGCGCCGATGGAAAACGCGGAGTTCATCGCCCAGATGGCGCAGTTCTCCACCGTAACGGGGATTACCGAAATGGGTGAAAGCCTCAAAGGTCTGGCAAGCCAGCTCAAGGAGTTTCGCATCGCCACCGCCTCAAGCCTGCTTGGCTCGTCGGTGATGGTGCCGGGCAATGTGGCGCGACCGGACAGCAACGGGGAGATCCACGGGATGATTGATCTGCCCTCCACTTCCACCATGACGCAGCTGACTTTCTCCGATGCGAACGGCACGCCGATCCATTCGATGGATCTCGGCCCAAGCCAGGCCGGGCTGGTTGGGTTTGCATGGGAAGATATTCCTGAAGACGTGCTGGCGAGCAATACGCCGCTGCGTGTCGATGTCTATGCCGATTTTGGCAACGGCATGGAAAGCCTGACGCCATCGGTCTTTGCCGAGGTGTTTTCCGCCTCGGTCGGCGATGATACCACCGGCGTCATGCTCGATGTTCGTGATTACGGTCAGGTGCGGGCCGCCGATGTGCTCCGCTTTCGCGCCGCTTCCGGCTCAACCCAGCAACCACTCTAA
- the flgM gene encoding flagellar biosynthesis anti-sigma factor FlgM — protein MVESIKNTMNRVDVPRNRQGDTATASRTPVSAAAGSIPTASVDNSVDTPKVVAQLAESPPVNTEAVARIKAAIAQGKYPIDVDQITDALMDAYRELKS, from the coding sequence ATGGTTGAGTCGATTAAAAACACCATGAACAGGGTTGATGTTCCGCGTAATCGCCAGGGCGATACCGCAACCGCATCTCGCACCCCTGTGTCGGCAGCAGCTGGAAGCATCCCAACGGCCTCGGTAGACAATAGCGTTGATACCCCGAAGGTAGTCGCACAACTCGCCGAGAGCCCGCCGGTGAATACAGAAGCCGTCGCACGCATCAAAGCTGCCATAGCGCAAGGGAAATATCCCATTGATGTCGATCAGATCACTGACGCATTGATGGATGCATATCGCGAACTTAAAAGCTAA
- the flgC gene encoding flagellar basal body rod protein FlgC codes for MAEIKNVYDIAGRSMASQLIRLNTVASNIANAGTLTGNPDEAYRSIKPVFEATYSDQFKQNGIASVTVSDVVEMNMKPSRIFMPFHPEADAEGYVYGAAVNLEEEYVEMLEASRQYQNNVEVITTMRALDMRTINIGK; via the coding sequence ATGGCCGAGATCAAAAACGTCTATGATATCGCCGGCCGTTCCATGGCAAGCCAGTTGATCCGGCTCAATACGGTTGCCAGCAACATTGCCAATGCCGGCACGCTGACGGGCAACCCGGATGAAGCCTACAGATCCATCAAGCCGGTGTTCGAGGCAACCTATTCCGACCAGTTCAAGCAGAACGGCATCGCCTCGGTGACCGTTTCGGATGTCGTTGAAATGAACATGAAACCTTCACGAATCTTCATGCCCTTCCATCCTGAAGCGGATGCGGAAGGCTATGTTTACGGCGCCGCCGTCAATCTCGAGGAAGAATATGTCGAGATGCTGGAGGCCAGCCGCCAGTACCAGAACAATGTCGAGGTCATCACCACCATGCGTGCCCTCGACATGCGCACTATCAACATCGGCAAATAA
- a CDS encoding flagellar basal body rod C-terminal domain-containing protein encodes MDRLIHTALNSLKIIKDNAFIRSNNLSNISVPGFRADTHLKTAGTAFLDAYGTHVTRGLSVTDNSNIFDASPGTLNETGKELDVAIRDDGYFITQSDNGNSLSRRGDFDLDINGRLINGASGVILDNNLSPITIPPYRNINITETGEIIIEPMNSAPGTYQTVATLGLVRPTAPLKKFPDGEIRYADNSPIVANQEARVVNKYLEMSNVNLMEELVSSIEEQRVFEINLKLVKAAEDIDRSGSTLLKIPT; translated from the coding sequence ATGGACAGGTTGATACATACCGCATTGAATTCACTGAAGATTATCAAGGATAATGCCTTCATCAGGTCCAACAACCTGTCCAATATCAGCGTGCCCGGCTTCCGTGCCGACACCCACCTTAAGACGGCGGGCACGGCATTTCTGGATGCTTATGGCACCCATGTGACCCGCGGGCTTTCGGTGACAGATAATTCAAACATCTTCGATGCCTCACCGGGCACGCTCAACGAAACCGGCAAGGAACTTGACGTGGCGATCCGTGACGACGGGTATTTCATCACCCAGTCGGATAATGGCAATTCGCTCAGCCGGCGGGGGGATTTTGACCTTGATATCAATGGCCGGCTGATCAATGGCGCAAGCGGGGTTATCCTTGACAACAACCTTAGCCCCATCACGATCCCGCCTTACCGGAACATCAACATCACCGAGACAGGCGAGATCATCATCGAGCCCATGAACAGTGCACCAGGCACCTACCAGACCGTGGCGACGCTCGGGCTTGTCCGGCCAACCGCGCCCTTGAAGAAATTCCCTGATGGGGAGATTCGTTATGCGGATAATTCGCCCATCGTGGCCAATCAGGAAGCGCGGGTGGTGAACAAGTATCTCGAAATGAGCAACGTCAATCTGATGGAAGAGCTGGTTTCCTCCATCGAGGAACAGCGGGTGTTCGAGATCAACCTGAAACTGGTGAAAGCTGCCGAAGACATCGATCGCAGCGGCTCAACCCTTCTCAAAATACCGACCTGA